From a single Callithrix jacchus isolate 240 chromosome 5, calJac240_pri, whole genome shotgun sequence genomic region:
- the CACNG1 gene encoding voltage-dependent calcium channel gamma-1 subunit, with amino-acid sequence MSQTKTLKVRVTLFCILAGIVLATTAVVTDHWAVLSPHLEHHNTTCEAAHFGLWRICTKRIPMDDSKMCGPITLPGEKNCSYFRHFNPGESSEIFEFTTQKEYSISAAAIAIFSLGFIILGSLCVLLSLQNKRDYLLRPASMFYAFAGLCILVSVEVMRQSVKRMIDSEDTVWIEYYYSWSFACSCAAFVLLFLGGVALLLFSLPRMPRNPWESCMDAEPEH; translated from the exons ATGTCCCAGACCAAAACGCTGAAGGTCCGTGTGACCCTCTTCTGCATCCTGGCGGGCATCGTGCTGGCCACAACAGCCGTGGTAACCGACCACTGGGCTGTGCTGAGCCCCCACCTGGAGCACCACAACACCACCTGCGAGGCGGCCCACTTCGGCCTCTGGCGGATCTGTACCAAGCGCATCCCCATGGACGACAGCAAGATGTGCGGGCCCATCACCCTGCCCGGGG AGAAGAACTGTTCCTACTTCAGGCATTTTAACCCCGGCGAGAGCTCGGAGATCTTCGAATTCACCACTCAGAAGG AGTACAGCATCTCGGCGGCCGCCATCGCCATCTTCAGCCTTGGCTTCATCATCCTAGGCAGCCTCTGTGTCCTCCTGTCCCTCCAGAATAAGAGGGACTACCTGCTGCGGCCTGCGTCCATGTTCTACGCCTTTGCAG GTCTCTGCATCCTCGTCTCAGTGGAGGTCATGAGGCAGTCAGTGAAGCGCATGATTGACAGTGAGGACACCGTCTGGATTGAGTACTATTACTCCTGGTCCTTCGCCTGCTCCTGTGCCGCCTTTGTCCTCCTCTTCCTTGGCGGTGTCGCCCTCCTGCTATTCTCCCTGCCTCGAATGCCCCGGAACCCCTGGGAGTCCTGCATGGATGCTGAGCCTGAGCACTAG